The following coding sequences are from one Virgibacillus necropolis window:
- a CDS encoding PTS ascorbate transporter subunit IIC, whose translation MELIRAFAIDLLGSAAILVGLMALMGLLLQKKPFDEVLTGTLKTIVGFLIFTVGSGAAVLALNSFQDLFSEGFSLDGVLPLAEAVTALAQDRFGTVVSLVMLLGFLFNLLFARITPFKYIFLTGQHNLYFAALLTVMMKALDVGNTGIVLIGGVILGLAACIFPAIAQPFMRKVTGDDEIALGHYVSVGYAISGWIGSKVGKPEDTTENLNLPKWLSMFKDYVVGVSLTIVVFFYIATFAAGPTFVESISGGMHWLVYPLLQGLTFAAALYVIITGVRMLLGEIVNAFVGISEKLIPNAKPALDCPVVFSFAPTATVIGFLSAYAGGLICMFVFGVLNVSVIIPVAVPYFFIGATAGVFGNATGGWKGAVVGSFVVGILIAIGPALIYPIMSDIGLSGTAFPETDFTIVGILVYYIGKLILGIF comes from the coding sequence ATGGAGCTTATAAGAGCTTTTGCAATAGACTTGCTGGGATCTGCGGCTATTTTAGTCGGATTAATGGCTTTGATGGGTTTGCTTTTGCAAAAAAAGCCCTTTGATGAGGTATTAACAGGAACACTAAAAACGATTGTGGGATTCTTAATATTCACCGTAGGATCTGGAGCAGCAGTTTTAGCTCTTAATAGTTTTCAAGATTTATTCAGTGAAGGATTTAGTTTAGATGGTGTGCTGCCACTGGCAGAAGCTGTTACAGCGCTTGCCCAGGATAGATTTGGAACCGTCGTATCTCTAGTTATGTTGTTAGGTTTTCTTTTTAATCTATTGTTTGCACGAATCACGCCATTTAAATATATCTTTTTAACTGGACAGCATAATCTGTATTTTGCAGCACTATTAACTGTAATGATGAAAGCACTAGATGTTGGCAATACCGGAATCGTTCTAATTGGTGGTGTTATCTTAGGGCTGGCTGCTTGTATTTTTCCGGCCATTGCTCAACCGTTTATGAGAAAAGTTACTGGTGATGATGAAATCGCACTTGGGCATTATGTAAGTGTTGGTTATGCGATTTCAGGATGGATAGGATCAAAGGTAGGTAAGCCTGAAGATACAACGGAAAATTTAAATCTTCCCAAGTGGCTCTCCATGTTCAAGGACTATGTTGTAGGTGTTAGTTTAACAATCGTTGTTTTCTTCTATATTGCAACATTTGCTGCAGGTCCAACGTTTGTAGAAAGTATATCTGGTGGGATGCATTGGTTAGTATATCCATTATTGCAAGGGCTAACTTTTGCAGCAGCACTTTATGTAATTATTACTGGTGTTAGGATGCTTCTTGGTGAAATTGTCAATGCATTTGTCGGTATCTCTGAGAAGTTAATACCAAACGCTAAACCAGCCTTAGATTGTCCGGTTGTATTCTCCTTCGCGCCAACAGCGACGGTAATTGGATTTCTTTCTGCATATGCTGGCGGCCTAATCTGTATGTTTGTGTTTGGAGTTCTTAATGTTTCTGTAATAATCCCAGTAGCCGTGCCATACTTTTTTATCGGTGCAACTGCAGGGGTGTTTGGTAATGCAACTGGTGGTTGGAAGGGAGCAGTTGTCGGCAGCTTTGTAGTTGGAATTCTTATAGCAATTGGACCTGCGCTAATTTATCCAATCATGTCAGATATAGGTTTATCAGGAACAGCATTTCCGGAAACTGATTTTACGATAGTCGGGATACTGGTTTACTATATTGGTAAATTGATTCTAGGGATATTTTAA
- a CDS encoding PTS sugar transporter subunit IIA: MTEIDIINEDLIELNNCAPSKRDVLEDVARMVYQEGRVRDKEGYLNGLLEREANSTTGFGDGIAIPHAKIDGVIKPTIAVIKLKNPVEWEAMDNKPVKLIISLAVPSNQKGTLHLKLLANLSEHLMEDDFKRKLILADTKREIYKIITSIFYNAEERK; the protein is encoded by the coding sequence ATGACTGAGATTGACATAATAAATGAGGATCTTATTGAATTAAATAATTGTGCGCCATCAAAACGGGATGTATTAGAGGATGTTGCCCGAATGGTATATCAGGAGGGACGAGTGCGGGATAAAGAAGGTTACTTGAATGGGCTTCTGGAGAGAGAGGCGAATTCTACCACAGGTTTTGGGGATGGAATTGCTATCCCTCATGCCAAAATTGATGGAGTAATTAAGCCGACTATTGCAGTTATTAAATTGAAAAATCCAGTTGAATGGGAAGCAATGGATAATAAGCCTGTTAAATTGATTATTTCCTTAGCAGTTCCTTCTAATCAGAAAGGAACTTTACATTTAAAACTATTAGCAAATTTATCGGAACATTTAATGGAAGATGATTTTAAAAGAAAATTGATATTAGCTGATACTAAAAGAGAAATATACAAAATTATTACTAGCATTTTTTATAATGCAGAGGAGAGAAAGTAA
- a CDS encoding PTS fructose transporter subunit IIB codes for MEIVAVTACPAGVAHTYMAKKGLEKAAKKMGYKIKVETQGSMGIENELKAKDLKDVNVVILAIDTKIEKASRFNDMQVHETSVAAAVKNSSKVIEDAVNKLK; via the coding sequence ATGGAAATTGTTGCAGTAACAGCATGCCCAGCAGGAGTTGCTCATACTTATATGGCAAAAAAAGGTCTAGAGAAAGCCGCAAAAAAAATGGGGTATAAAATTAAGGTGGAAACACAAGGTTCAATGGGGATAGAAAATGAATTAAAAGCTAAAGACTTGAAAGATGTAAACGTTGTCATTTTGGCTATTGATACAAAAATAGAAAAGGCTAGTCGATTTAATGACATGCAAGTGCATGAAACGTCAGTTGCAGCGGCGGTAAAAAATTCTTCTAAAGTGATTGAAGATGCTGTAAACAAATTGAAATAA
- a CDS encoding PTS sugar transporter subunit IIB has translation MKEALVACRTGMGSSMMLKIKVEQVVRENNYPIKVHHDTLSAVNQFKGDLLITLEDLVPDVKDKVKYVIGIKNLMDKEEIKSKLNEFLEVNV, from the coding sequence ATGAAAGAAGCGTTAGTCGCATGTCGCACCGGGATGGGAAGTAGCATGATGCTGAAAATAAAGGTGGAGCAAGTGGTAAGAGAAAATAATTATCCTATCAAGGTTCACCATGACACCCTGAGTGCCGTTAATCAATTTAAGGGGGACCTACTCATCACGTTGGAAGACTTGGTTCCTGATGTCAAAGACAAAGTTAAGTATGTGATAGGTATTAAAAATTTGATGGACAAAGAAGAAATAAAGAGCAAGTTAAATGAGTTTTTGGAGGTAAATGTATAA
- a CDS encoding PTS fructose transporter subunit IIC, producing MKNIKKHLMTGVSYMIPIVVAGGILLSLGVIIGVDTSFGKELINYGVWTLGMMVPMISGFIAYSMADRPGIAVGLASGVFANELGTGYIGGILVGFFAGWITNQLKKIPMHPNIAVIKPIMIIPVLGVGASALFMYFISIPLEPAMTGLENWLVSLEGSNLLFLGFIIAAMMAFDMGGPVNKIALAFCYATLAEGIYAPMAACWVGIMAAPMGLSLATLIFPKRFSKSEKGNAFPAAFMGSLGITEGAIPYAVATPLKVIPVITISSGIGGGLALLLGASSPIPAAIGIWGLPFVYQPLMLLLGLVVAVVIIALAVGILRKESDADDNDDVGITFE from the coding sequence ATGAAAAATATAAAAAAGCATTTAATGACTGGAGTCTCATACATGATTCCAATTGTAGTTGCTGGAGGAATATTGCTTTCCTTAGGAGTAATTATAGGAGTGGATACCTCTTTTGGAAAGGAATTAATTAATTATGGGGTATGGACGCTCGGAATGATGGTACCTATGATTTCTGGATTCATTGCATATTCTATGGCCGATCGACCGGGGATCGCAGTTGGTCTTGCCAGTGGTGTGTTTGCGAACGAACTTGGAACAGGCTACATTGGTGGAATTTTAGTTGGCTTTTTCGCTGGTTGGATAACTAATCAGTTGAAAAAGATACCAATGCACCCTAATATTGCTGTTATTAAACCAATTATGATTATCCCGGTATTAGGAGTCGGAGCATCGGCACTATTTATGTATTTTATCTCTATTCCTTTAGAACCTGCTATGACAGGACTAGAAAATTGGCTAGTGTCACTAGAAGGTAGTAATTTGTTATTTCTTGGATTTATTATTGCCGCTATGATGGCTTTTGATATGGGTGGACCAGTAAATAAAATAGCATTGGCATTTTGCTATGCCACGTTAGCAGAAGGAATTTATGCTCCCATGGCCGCATGTTGGGTTGGAATAATGGCAGCACCAATGGGCTTATCATTAGCAACACTAATTTTCCCCAAAAGATTTTCCAAATCAGAAAAAGGAAATGCATTTCCTGCAGCTTTTATGGGGTCGTTAGGTATTACGGAAGGAGCTATTCCTTATGCTGTAGCAACACCATTAAAGGTGATTCCTGTCATTACAATTAGTTCCGGGATAGGTGGTGGACTTGCGTTATTATTAGGTGCTTCATCACCTATACCAGCTGCAATAGGGATTTGGGGATTACCTTTCGTTTATCAGCCACTTATGTTACTGCTAGGGCTAGTTGTAGCGGTTGTAATTATCGCATTAGCTGTTGGGATATTAAGAAAAGAAAGTGATGCTGACGATAATGATGATGTCGGAATTACTTTTGAATAA
- a CDS encoding MalY/PatB family protein: MNNRFDRIINRKGTYSTQWDYIEDRFGRNDILPFSISDMDFQAPPEILNTIRDHTDHGIFGYTRWNHDTFKYAIVDWYQKRFSAKVHKEWIVYSPSVVYSISKLIEILTEENDNIILQIPAYDAFFKQIGNSRCNLFRNRLMYKDGHYELDLIDLESKLSHPRSKVLLLCNPHNPTGRVWKRSELVKVVNLCEQYNVKIISDDIHMDIVYEDHSYVPITDVSNNYLENVFICTSASKTFNTPSLGGSYAFIPNEKIKDKFIALMKNRDGVSSATIFGVLSVIEGYNQAGYWVDELRSHLYENMKIVKTFIESELPILKFNIPESTYLAWIDCTGLKVTNQKLQEALVNKGKVGIMSGEVYGQKDGCFLRMNIGCPQEKLVMGLERLKKSVDYVQ, translated from the coding sequence ATGAATAATAGATTTGATCGAATAATCAATAGAAAAGGTACCTATAGTACACAATGGGATTATATAGAAGATCGATTTGGAAGAAATGATATTTTACCTTTTTCCATATCGGACATGGACTTTCAAGCGCCACCTGAAATTTTGAACACAATTAGAGATCACACGGATCACGGTATATTTGGATACACTAGATGGAATCATGATACATTTAAGTACGCAATCGTTGATTGGTATCAGAAAAGATTCTCGGCAAAGGTTCACAAAGAATGGATTGTGTATAGTCCAAGTGTTGTTTATTCCATTTCAAAGTTAATTGAAATTTTAACAGAGGAAAATGACAATATTATTTTGCAAATACCTGCTTATGATGCATTCTTTAAGCAAATAGGCAATTCACGATGTAATCTTTTCAGAAATCGGCTTATGTATAAGGATGGTCACTATGAGCTGGATCTGATAGATTTAGAGTCTAAATTATCTCATCCTAGATCAAAGGTGCTACTGCTTTGCAATCCGCACAACCCTACAGGAAGGGTATGGAAAAGGTCCGAGTTGGTAAAAGTTGTGAATCTTTGTGAACAATATAATGTAAAAATTATATCGGATGATATTCATATGGATATTGTATATGAGGATCATTCATATGTACCGATAACGGATGTCTCAAATAATTATCTGGAAAACGTATTCATCTGTACATCAGCAAGTAAAACGTTCAATACTCCTAGTTTAGGAGGATCATATGCTTTTATCCCAAATGAAAAGATAAAAGACAAGTTTATTGCCTTAATGAAGAATCGTGATGGAGTTTCAAGCGCAACTATTTTCGGTGTATTATCTGTAATAGAAGGGTATAATCAGGCCGGATATTGGGTTGATGAATTACGTTCCCATCTTTATGAAAATATGAAAATAGTTAAGACTTTTATAGAAAGTGAACTTCCGATCTTAAAGTTTAATATACCAGAGTCGACTTATTTAGCATGGATTGACTGTACAGGGTTAAAGGTGACAAATCAAAAACTACAGGAAGCTCTTGTTAATAAAGGGAAAGTTGGCATTATGTCAGGAGAAGTTTACGGACAAAAGGATGGTTGTTTTTTAAGAATGAATATTGGATGTCCGCAAGAAAAATTAGTAATGGGTTTGGAAAGATTGAAGAAGTCAGTTGATTATGTGCAATAG
- a CDS encoding BglG family transcription antiterminator — protein MLAHLNKRMLKALKLLSKTNDYLSSIHLSQKMGVTSRTVREDIKNLNHILKEYSIFIDSSRGNGFKLSNSSGELNTLINQFENVLSDNDFNPIMPEDRVRYMIKKLLYSPESIKIQAFVEDLYVSESTIKNDIQRAKLILNKYNISISKDNKGLYVEGHELNKRFCISDYLIHSSAIDDRLILSFINNNSYIISDSDLVKIKSTILYYLNEENMVISDFALKKIAVHIAIVISRIKTGQYIDLKSEDFSNLTNEGEYRISGEIVKAIGKEFKMSFSQDETVYMTMHLVGNRISQAGGIPTDLLNYLGEDIYKLSYKILNEVGSWIKEIDLKKEKEFVYSLGLHLKQLLHRLSFNMNIRNPMLSIIKIKYPLAFEAGVVSAKTIMKETGFQINENEIGFLALHFGVVIEKQRLQTLSTKKKKIALVCASGMATSELLLTKLSHILGSNYYMIGTYALHQIDELTNQQPDIILTTVPIEEEVSIPILIVPSILDDSDIDSIKGSLTKLEGETSSISQFIKEDLFFQSLTITTKHEALQFLTEKMIDKGYINDKIKQSILARENISSTAIGNMVAIPHPLEVEMNQSCICTAILEHEIPWNAGEDVSIIFIIVLEEKWRPKFQEIFIGLYDIIHSSDNVLTLSKQKNFYDFIGMINSMK, from the coding sequence TTGCTTGCTCATTTAAATAAGAGGATGTTAAAAGCATTGAAATTACTCTCCAAAACAAATGATTATCTATCAAGTATTCATTTATCACAAAAGATGGGGGTGACTTCACGCACAGTTCGGGAAGATATCAAGAATCTTAATCATATTCTTAAGGAATATAGCATTTTTATTGATTCAAGCAGGGGTAATGGATTTAAGTTAAGCAATTCCTCTGGGGAGTTAAATACATTAATAAATCAATTTGAAAATGTGCTTTCAGATAATGATTTTAATCCGATAATGCCAGAAGATAGAGTAAGGTATATGATCAAGAAATTATTATATTCACCCGAAAGCATAAAAATACAAGCGTTTGTGGAGGATTTGTATGTTAGTGAATCAACTATAAAAAATGATATCCAAAGAGCGAAGTTAATTTTAAATAAGTATAATATTTCTATTTCCAAAGATAATAAAGGATTATATGTTGAAGGTCATGAGCTTAATAAACGCTTTTGTATTTCGGATTATTTAATTCACAGCTCCGCAATAGACGATAGATTAATATTGAGTTTTATCAATAATAATAGTTATATAATTTCCGATAGTGACTTAGTAAAAATAAAAAGTACAATTTTGTATTATTTAAATGAAGAAAATATGGTTATTTCAGATTTCGCATTAAAAAAAATAGCGGTACACATTGCTATTGTAATTAGTCGCATAAAGACGGGTCAGTATATTGATTTAAAATCAGAGGATTTCAGCAATTTAACGAATGAAGGCGAATACAGGATTTCGGGTGAAATTGTGAAGGCCATAGGTAAAGAGTTCAAAATGTCCTTTTCACAAGATGAAACTGTTTATATGACAATGCATTTAGTTGGTAACAGGATTTCTCAAGCAGGAGGGATTCCAACAGATTTATTAAATTATTTAGGGGAAGACATTTATAAACTTTCATATAAAATTCTTAATGAGGTGGGTTCTTGGATAAAAGAAATTGATTTAAAAAAAGAAAAGGAATTTGTTTATAGCTTAGGATTACATTTAAAGCAATTATTGCATCGTTTGTCTTTTAACATGAATATTAGAAATCCCATGTTAAGCATAATAAAAATTAAATATCCTTTGGCTTTTGAAGCGGGAGTTGTCTCTGCAAAGACTATTATGAAAGAAACAGGTTTTCAAATTAATGAAAATGAAATAGGGTTTCTAGCATTGCACTTTGGAGTTGTTATTGAGAAGCAACGATTACAAACATTGAGTACAAAGAAGAAAAAGATTGCATTGGTTTGCGCTTCAGGTATGGCTACTTCAGAGCTACTATTAACAAAATTATCCCATATATTGGGTTCAAATTACTATATGATAGGAACCTATGCTTTACACCAAATCGATGAATTAACAAATCAGCAACCAGATATAATTTTAACGACCGTACCTATAGAAGAGGAAGTTAGTATACCTATATTAATAGTACCATCTATCTTGGATGATTCAGATATTGATAGTATAAAAGGTTCTTTGACAAAACTGGAGGGGGAAACTTCAAGTATTAGTCAGTTTATAAAAGAAGACTTGTTCTTTCAAAGCTTAACTATTACAACTAAACATGAAGCGTTGCAGTTTTTGACAGAGAAGATGATAGATAAAGGGTATATTAATGACAAAATTAAGCAATCCATACTAGCACGCGAAAATATATCTTCAACTGCGATTGGAAATATGGTTGCAATTCCACATCCTCTAGAAGTTGAAATGAATCAATCATGCATATGCACAGCAATTCTAGAACATGAGATTCCTTGGAATGCGGGCGAGGATGTTTCAATAATTTTTATAATTGTGTTAGAGGAAAAATGGCGGCCGAAATTCCAAGAAATATTTATAGGATTATATGATATTATCCATTCAAGTGATAACGTTCTTACGTTGAGTAAACAAAAAAATTTTTATGATTTTATAGGAATGATAAATTCCATGAAATAA
- a CDS encoding PTS fructose transporter subunit IIABC, with the protein MKILAVTACPVGIAHTYMAAENLQKAGKEMGIDIKVETQGSIGVENGLTEQDIEEADGIIIASDKEVSKERFIGKKLLVTGVQDGIRRPEELINRVKSGDVPVYKAELQSADEIKKKRKEKENPIYKHLMNGVSYMIPFIVIGGLLIAVALTLGGEQTPGGIVIPDGSFWKQIESIGAASFSFMVPILAGFIAVSIADRPGLAPGIIGGFIAANGSFYGSEAGAGFIGGIIAGFLAGYVTLAIKKIKVPKAMLPVMPIIFIPIVASLIVGLLFIFVVGAPVAQVFESLTTWLEGMQGTSSILLALILGAMIAVDMGGPFNKVAFLFGAAMIAEGNYEIMGPIAVAICIPPLGMGLATFMNKRKYRSTERETGKATFTMGLFGITEGAIPFAAQDPIRVIPSIMVGSMVGSVIAMIGSVGNRVAHGGPIVAVLGAVDNVLMFFIAAIVGSIVTAVMVNMLKKNSNIDDTQEAESEESELDSAEVEEQVVAEPVTIEINKLTDITSIDLIDTDLTGSNQGEVIDELIRKLDTSELLSSPQEFKQAILARENESTTGLGMNIAIPHGKSSAVKRPAVVFGIKRDGVDWKSMDGTDAKLIFMIAVPKESAGDAHLKILQMLSRRLMDENFRNQLLNVASKEEAYELLETIN; encoded by the coding sequence ATGAAAATATTAGCTGTTACAGCTTGTCCAGTTGGCATAGCTCATACGTATATGGCTGCTGAAAATCTGCAAAAAGCAGGCAAAGAGATGGGCATTGATATAAAAGTTGAAACACAAGGTTCCATTGGAGTGGAAAATGGACTTACGGAACAAGATATAGAAGAAGCAGATGGCATTATTATCGCAAGTGATAAAGAGGTTTCTAAAGAGCGTTTTATTGGTAAAAAATTGCTTGTAACGGGTGTGCAAGATGGAATACGGCGACCGGAAGAATTAATAAACAGAGTAAAAAGTGGAGATGTTCCGGTATATAAAGCTGAATTACAATCAGCTGATGAGATAAAGAAAAAGCGTAAAGAAAAAGAAAATCCAATTTATAAACATTTGATGAATGGTGTGTCCTATATGATTCCATTCATCGTGATCGGTGGATTATTGATCGCGGTTGCGTTAACGCTCGGTGGGGAACAGACACCTGGTGGAATTGTTATCCCTGACGGTTCATTCTGGAAACAAATTGAAAGCATCGGTGCTGCATCATTTAGCTTTATGGTTCCTATTCTGGCCGGGTTTATCGCGGTAAGTATTGCTGATCGCCCGGGGCTTGCACCAGGTATAATCGGAGGATTTATCGCAGCAAATGGAAGTTTTTACGGAAGTGAAGCTGGAGCAGGATTTATTGGTGGGATTATCGCTGGTTTCCTAGCTGGTTATGTAACATTGGCAATCAAAAAGATTAAAGTACCTAAAGCGATGCTGCCAGTAATGCCAATCATATTTATTCCGATAGTTGCTTCATTAATTGTTGGATTGTTGTTTATATTCGTTGTTGGTGCCCCTGTTGCACAAGTTTTCGAATCACTAACAACATGGCTTGAAGGAATGCAAGGAACAAGTTCTATTCTGTTAGCACTTATTTTAGGAGCGATGATCGCAGTTGATATGGGTGGCCCCTTTAATAAAGTAGCCTTTTTATTCGGTGCTGCTATGATTGCAGAAGGAAATTATGAAATAATGGGGCCGATTGCCGTTGCTATCTGTATTCCACCACTTGGAATGGGGCTAGCTACATTCATGAATAAACGAAAATACCGGTCTACTGAAAGAGAGACAGGAAAAGCTACATTTACGATGGGACTGTTTGGAATTACAGAAGGTGCAATTCCATTTGCAGCACAAGATCCGATACGTGTTATTCCAAGTATTATGGTTGGTTCCATGGTTGGATCAGTTATTGCAATGATCGGAAGTGTAGGAAATCGAGTAGCGCACGGTGGACCAATCGTAGCGGTATTAGGTGCAGTCGATAACGTGTTGATGTTCTTTATTGCCGCAATTGTTGGTTCGATTGTTACTGCAGTGATGGTTAATATGTTGAAAAAAAATAGTAATATAGATGATACACAGGAAGCTGAATCAGAGGAGAGTGAGTTAGATTCAGCGGAAGTAGAAGAACAGGTTGTAGCAGAACCAGTAACGATTGAAATTAACAAACTAACGGATATCACGAGCATTGACTTAATCGATACGGATCTAACTGGAAGCAACCAGGGTGAAGTTATTGATGAGCTAATTCGCAAACTGGATACATCTGAACTATTAAGTTCACCACAGGAATTTAAACAGGCAATCCTAGCTCGAGAAAACGAAAGTACTACAGGGCTTGGGATGAATATTGCAATTCCACACGGGAAGTCATCAGCAGTTAAACGCCCAGCAGTTGTATTTGGGATCAAACGTGATGGTGTTGATTGGAAAAGCATGGACGGCACAGATGCGAAACTTATTTTTATGATTGCCGTACCGAAAGAAAGTGCTGGAGATGCACATTTGAAAATTTTACAGATGCTATCACGTAGATTGATGGATGAGAATTTCAGAAATCAATTGTTGAATGTTGCATCTAAGGAAGAAGCTTATGAACTATTGGAAACGATTAATTAA
- a CDS encoding BglG family transcription antiterminator has product MYDLEKINYWMKENNFFEIEQNRTNGLMILNATNASNDILNRLAEEKNVQVFTEQERQIVLYFYLFICQEDVSLYHLMNLLSVSRGTVNEDLKKLSNRLREHNLQISYTRLRGYFIEGKESDARYMAMLLVANLVAKEQGTGLLIFVLEKEGFHQEEWSTLINNQLSKHQVIFSDNGLLEVNYIIAFVFARGLDIEKNFCTDKNMNLNRLTEYRVAESIIQELSGSGYQYHKYLDFITSLILSYSTGDSSKKTESYYSLRNFVYKIFLKLEVSYGINLTDKEQAFEQIYAHFRPAYYRIIFQYPIVNPLKTKIQEQYSVLFKILKDIFDPISLPSGDHVSDDELAYLTIHFATLIKNNKSERTIKTKAAIICPNGTGVSLIIYKELKSIFPEIEFLKPVSIGALDFIMDEIDVIFSTNLIKTSKPLFIVRPIMTNIEKANLIKNFYESKGNSVFMENNYPVEDLLKIVDKYTDIRSAKKIVNELNKLTSNILYVDGERRQPMLSEIINAELIQLHVNATDWKDAIRKSSIPLVKQNKITENYVDAMITSAEESGPYIVITKNVALPHARPEEGVRELAISLTTLESPVEFGNDENDPVKYIFCLSATDNTTHLKAISELVDLLGDSDFYRMIEKSQDPSEIINYIQKIEKEMSNV; this is encoded by the coding sequence ATGTATGATCTCGAAAAGATTAATTATTGGATGAAGGAGAACAATTTTTTTGAAATCGAGCAGAATAGAACAAATGGTCTAATGATCTTAAATGCTACCAATGCCTCTAATGATATTTTAAACAGATTGGCAGAAGAGAAAAATGTGCAGGTTTTTACTGAACAGGAAAGACAAATCGTATTATACTTTTACTTATTTATCTGCCAAGAAGATGTTTCATTATACCATCTGATGAATCTGCTGAGTGTAAGCAGAGGTACAGTGAATGAGGATTTGAAGAAGCTTTCCAATAGATTACGAGAGCATAATTTGCAGATTTCCTACACCCGGCTAAGAGGATACTTTATCGAAGGAAAAGAAAGTGATGCCAGATATATGGCTATGCTTTTAGTTGCCAACTTGGTTGCTAAAGAACAGGGAACAGGTCTTTTAATATTTGTTCTTGAAAAGGAGGGTTTTCATCAAGAGGAATGGAGTACATTAATCAACAACCAACTCAGTAAGCATCAGGTTATATTCTCAGATAATGGATTGTTGGAGGTAAATTATATAATTGCTTTTGTTTTTGCCAGGGGTCTTGATATAGAAAAAAATTTTTGTACAGATAAAAATATGAATTTAAACCGTCTAACAGAATATCGTGTTGCGGAATCGATTATCCAGGAACTGTCGGGTTCTGGCTATCAGTATCATAAGTACCTTGACTTTATAACTTCATTAATACTTTCCTACTCTACAGGAGATAGCAGCAAGAAGACGGAAAGCTACTACTCTTTAAGAAATTTTGTTTATAAAATATTTCTTAAACTGGAAGTTTCCTATGGGATCAATTTAACGGATAAGGAGCAGGCCTTTGAGCAAATTTATGCCCACTTCAGACCAGCATATTACCGAATTATTTTTCAATACCCAATTGTTAATCCTTTAAAAACTAAAATACAAGAGCAGTACAGCGTTTTGTTTAAAATATTAAAAGATATTTTTGACCCCATTAGTCTCCCTAGCGGGGACCATGTATCAGACGATGAATTAGCCTATCTGACGATTCACTTTGCAACGTTAATTAAAAATAACAAAAGTGAAAGAACAATTAAAACGAAGGCAGCGATTATTTGTCCAAATGGTACAGGGGTTTCGTTAATTATCTATAAAGAATTAAAAAGTATTTTTCCGGAAATTGAATTTTTAAAGCCAGTATCAATAGGTGCTTTGGATTTTATTATGGATGAGATAGATGTTATTTTTTCTACCAATTTAATTAAAACTTCTAAACCATTGTTTATTGTGCGCCCAATTATGACAAATATAGAAAAAGCTAATCTGATTAAAAACTTCTATGAAAGTAAGGGAAATTCAGTTTTCATGGAAAATAATTATCCTGTAGAAGACTTGCTGAAGATTGTAGATAAATATACAGACATTAGAAGCGCGAAAAAAATAGTCAATGAATTAAACAAACTAACTTCAAATATTCTCTATGTAGATGGGGAAAGGAGGCAGCCCATGCTAAGTGAAATAATTAATGCGGAATTGATTCAGCTACACGTAAACGCAACGGATTGGAAAGACGCAATCAGGAAAAGCAGCATTCCATTAGTAAAACAAAATAAAATTACGGAGAATTATGTAGACGCCATGATAACAAGTGCAGAGGAGAGTGGGCCTTACATTGTTATAACAAAGAATGTGGCTTTACCTCATGCGAGGCCTGAAGAAGGGGTACGGGAATTAGCGATTAGTCTGACTACCCTGGAGAGTCCGGTAGAATTCGGAAATGATGAAAATGATCCGGTCAAATATATTTTTTGCCTGAGTGCAACGGATAATACCACTCATTTGAAAGCTATTTCCGAGCTTGTAGATTTATTGGGTGATAGTGATTTTTATAGAATGATTGAAAAATCACAGGATCCTAGTGAAATTATAAATTATATTCAAAAAATAGAAAAGGAGATGAGCAACGTATGA